From the genome of Flavobacterium luteolum, one region includes:
- a CDS encoding hybrid sensor histidine kinase/response regulator transcription factor, with amino-acid sequence MKRNLLVFFFCWISVLCNAQPSGTLTHFANDLKLRQSRILDIQQDKKGFIWLSTFNGLIRYDGSTFQKFRVKQNSSLNLISNRVFKFKFDNSDRIWIQSEKNDIYYFDTRELSFHYPIEVAPLKTANIAFVDFKVMPSGRVWLFPEEKNYVIAFEKNKEVRKIAFDPTKRCGKIRDIYEDKQGTTWFFTEAGTCRLDKSGREPQYFFFNGKPCLYNSFLETKEDIIFGGNNGELARYNKKASTFFDFLLDIKEDIIYTELVANTKMLIITAGQIFYFYDLKTGKLDAYNNKTLAGFPNKKINYLGSTRSRQFWFEAQGEGVFQFDLLTKKITRMPVDYSDSATAGGQRKSFMITSPNGTVWIQSGNAPFSYWDEKNNKLSSIIRCINESKESVSDLMHTAMFDRLGNLWFCSFKQGLDLVTFSNSNFSTLNLDSSNDHHKHNVRSLMKDNSGNLWVASRKEKIALFDSQKKKIGFLASDGTLSSSGPGWGADIYSMLQDNKGRIWVGTRGNGLFCLSPTDQPFKYKVVHYKYNENDNYGLNSDDVFKIFQASNGQIYIATWGGGVNIIRESNGRIQFINFKNELRNYPIKTADKVRSIVENKNHKIFFISSYKLFSFSEDTKSTNKIKFNEYSQVSGNDILDILITHDNQMALATNGMGLIMADLDKKGQLNVKSIWNEMVSFPVEGVVAIQEDKAGKIWLMSDNQIVRFDHKKNSAETFPELKSIIGTEIFSEATKCELLNGEIAVGYSNGVIYFKPENIKPFHFKPYLAISGFLVNNKELHEINPETPKNPDLLEEVTLEHNQNFFRVQISALDYLKSENIVYRYKLEGIDKQWNYIKGGQSINYTNLGRGSYTLLVSSTNGHNLWMNNERRIKITIRPSIWGTNFAYFCYLIVAGGLFFLTRRAIITILKLRNDVKLEKQMSELKLKFFTDISHEIRTPLTMIAAPLEVMLADDDLKDSAKGQLRIIEKSSNKLLNLVNQILDLRRVQDKKLAIREINLGEFVSQMCEDFSEMSTQSNINLKVDINSSESKIWVDPDSLDKILINLLSNAFKYCNKGDSIEVKVEESEKHVFLTVSDNGPGISPTLQKRLFVRFSNYNENFSNPSTGLGLSIIKDIADKHGAEILIDSTQGKGSSFQIAFLKGYQHFKDDVDILLEETEEHFSDEINQDFETEQEAIIIEESAREHPIGLVVEDDPELRAFIVSILESDYTIYTAENGDEGYIKAEEILPDFVISDIMMPEKDGIEMLKSIRDNLATSHIPVILLSAKSSIESKLEGLEYGADDYVTKPFNVSLLKARVKNVLDQRARLQQLFSSGSTIEIFKEEPLQISNKDQKFMFQVIEFVKENMSNSDFSVDELGKLMCMSRASFFNKLKSITGASPVVFIRDMRLSEAARLLKEDDLLIKEICFEVGFNDLKYFGKCFRAKYDHTPAEYRRQFN; translated from the coding sequence ATGAAAAGAAATCTACTCGTATTTTTTTTTTGCTGGATAAGTGTTCTGTGCAATGCGCAGCCTTCTGGTACACTGACTCATTTTGCAAACGATTTAAAGTTAAGGCAATCTCGTATTCTTGATATTCAGCAAGACAAAAAGGGATTTATTTGGCTCTCTACTTTTAACGGATTGATTCGTTACGATGGAAGCACATTTCAGAAATTTAGAGTAAAACAGAACAGTTCTCTGAATTTAATTTCCAATCGCGTTTTCAAGTTTAAGTTTGATAATAGCGACCGAATTTGGATTCAGTCTGAGAAAAATGATATTTATTATTTTGACACTCGCGAGCTAAGTTTTCATTATCCAATTGAAGTCGCGCCCTTAAAGACTGCAAATATTGCATTTGTAGATTTTAAGGTAATGCCTTCGGGAAGAGTTTGGCTTTTTCCCGAAGAGAAAAATTATGTGATTGCTTTTGAAAAAAATAAAGAAGTTAGGAAAATTGCCTTTGATCCGACAAAGCGCTGTGGAAAAATCCGTGATATTTATGAGGATAAACAGGGAACAACCTGGTTTTTTACTGAAGCAGGCACTTGCAGATTAGACAAGTCTGGCAGAGAGCCTCAATATTTCTTTTTTAATGGAAAACCTTGTTTGTACAATTCATTTTTAGAGACCAAAGAAGATATCATCTTTGGAGGAAACAATGGAGAACTGGCACGTTATAATAAAAAAGCAAGTACATTTTTTGACTTTCTGCTTGATATTAAAGAAGATATCATTTATACCGAACTTGTTGCCAATACTAAAATGCTTATAATAACAGCAGGGCAGATTTTTTATTTTTACGATCTGAAAACAGGAAAGTTAGATGCCTATAACAACAAAACTTTAGCGGGATTTCCAAACAAAAAAATCAATTATTTAGGCTCAACACGTTCCAGACAATTTTGGTTTGAAGCTCAAGGAGAAGGTGTGTTTCAGTTCGATCTGCTGACCAAAAAGATCACGCGCATGCCTGTTGATTACAGTGACTCTGCAACAGCTGGAGGACAAAGGAAAAGTTTTATGATTACGTCTCCAAATGGAACGGTTTGGATACAATCTGGAAATGCTCCATTTTCTTATTGGGATGAAAAAAATAATAAACTTTCTTCTATCATTAGATGCATTAACGAATCAAAAGAGTCGGTTTCAGATTTAATGCATACGGCAATGTTTGACCGATTAGGAAATCTTTGGTTTTGCTCTTTTAAACAAGGACTAGATTTGGTGACTTTTAGCAACAGTAATTTTTCGACTCTAAATCTCGATTCTTCAAATGATCATCATAAACACAACGTGCGAAGTTTGATGAAAGATAATAGTGGAAATCTTTGGGTTGCAAGCCGTAAAGAAAAAATTGCTTTGTTTGACAGTCAAAAAAAGAAAATCGGATTTTTGGCTTCTGACGGAACATTATCTTCTTCAGGACCGGGTTGGGGAGCCGATATTTACAGTATGCTTCAGGATAACAAAGGCAGAATTTGGGTAGGAACTAGAGGAAATGGATTATTTTGCCTATCTCCAACTGATCAGCCTTTTAAATATAAAGTTGTTCATTATAAATACAATGAAAATGACAATTACGGTTTAAACTCAGATGATGTTTTTAAAATCTTTCAAGCTTCAAACGGACAGATTTATATTGCAACTTGGGGTGGCGGGGTCAATATTATTCGTGAATCAAACGGCAGAATTCAATTCATTAATTTTAAAAATGAATTAAGAAACTATCCAATAAAAACAGCAGACAAAGTCCGTTCGATTGTAGAAAACAAAAACCATAAGATATTTTTTATTTCATCCTATAAATTGTTTTCTTTTTCGGAAGACACTAAATCGACAAACAAAATAAAATTTAATGAATATTCTCAAGTTTCAGGAAATGATATTTTGGATATTCTAATCACCCATGACAATCAGATGGCATTGGCAACCAACGGCATGGGATTGATAATGGCAGATTTAGATAAAAAAGGACAATTGAACGTTAAATCTATTTGGAATGAAATGGTTTCTTTTCCAGTTGAAGGAGTTGTAGCCATTCAGGAAGATAAAGCGGGTAAAATCTGGCTGATGAGCGACAATCAGATTGTTCGTTTTGACCATAAAAAAAACAGCGCCGAAACGTTTCCAGAATTAAAATCAATTATTGGAACCGAGATATTTTCTGAGGCAACAAAATGCGAACTTTTAAATGGAGAAATAGCGGTAGGTTATTCTAATGGCGTTATTTATTTCAAACCAGAAAATATAAAACCTTTCCATTTTAAACCTTATTTAGCGATTTCTGGATTTTTGGTGAATAATAAAGAATTACACGAAATAAATCCTGAAACTCCAAAAAATCCTGATTTGCTGGAAGAAGTTACGCTGGAACACAATCAGAATTTTTTCAGAGTTCAAATTTCGGCTCTGGATTATTTAAAAAGCGAAAATATTGTGTACCGCTACAAATTGGAAGGTATTGATAAACAATGGAACTACATTAAAGGCGGACAGTCTATTAACTATACCAATTTGGGCAGAGGAAGTTATACGCTTTTGGTTTCTTCCACTAACGGACATAATTTATGGATGAACAACGAAAGGCGAATTAAGATCACGATTCGACCTTCAATCTGGGGAACTAATTTTGCTTATTTCTGCTATTTGATAGTAGCGGGAGGTTTGTTTTTTCTAACAAGAAGAGCCATTATTACTATTTTGAAACTTCGAAATGATGTGAAGCTGGAAAAACAAATGAGCGAATTGAAACTGAAATTCTTTACTGATATTTCCCATGAAATTCGCACGCCGCTTACTATGATTGCAGCGCCTTTGGAAGTGATGCTTGCAGATGATGATTTGAAAGATTCGGCAAAAGGGCAGCTTCGTATTATTGAAAAAAGCAGTAATAAATTATTGAACCTAGTCAATCAGATTTTGGATTTGAGAAGAGTGCAAGATAAAAAACTGGCTATTCGCGAAATCAATCTGGGAGAATTTGTATCTCAAATGTGTGAAGATTTTAGTGAGATGAGTACGCAGAGCAATATAAATTTGAAAGTTGATATTAATTCGTCAGAATCAAAAATTTGGGTAGATCCAGACAGTTTGGATAAAATTTTAATCAACTTACTTTCTAATGCTTTTAAATATTGCAACAAAGGAGATTCTATAGAGGTAAAAGTCGAAGAATCTGAGAAACATGTCTTTTTAACCGTAAGCGATAATGGACCAGGAATTAGTCCGACACTTCAAAAAAGGTTATTTGTGCGTTTTTCAAATTACAACGAAAACTTTTCTAATCCGAGTACAGGTCTTGGACTTTCTATTATTAAAGATATTGCCGATAAACATGGAGCTGAAATTTTAATTGACAGTACTCAAGGAAAAGGAAGCAGTTTTCAAATTGCATTTTTAAAAGGTTATCAGCACTTTAAAGACGATGTTGATATTTTATTGGAAGAAACGGAAGAGCATTTTTCTGATGAAATAAATCAAGATTTCGAAACGGAACAAGAAGCAATAATTATAGAAGAATCTGCTAGAGAGCATCCGATTGGACTTGTTGTAGAAGATGATCCAGAATTGCGCGCTTTTATTGTTTCTATTTTAGAAAGCGATTACACGATTTATACTGCCGAAAATGGCGATGAAGGTTACATAAAAGCAGAAGAGATTTTGCCAGATTTTGTTATTAGCGATATCATGATGCCAGAAAAAGACGGAATCGAAATGCTGAAATCCATTCGAGATAATTTAGCAACCAGCCATATTCCTGTTATTTTGCTTAGCGCGAAATCATCGATTGAAAGCAAATTGGAAGGTTTAGAATATGGAGCAGACGATTATGTGACCAAACCGTTTAATGTTAGTCTGTTAAAAGCAAGGGTAAAAAATGTTCTAGATCAGCGTGCCCGTTTGCAGCAATTGTTTTCTAGCGGAAGCACAATCGAAATTTTCAAAGAAGAACCACTTCAAATATCCAATAAAGACCAGAAATTTATGTTTCAGGTTATTGAATTCGTTAAAGAAAACATGTCAAATTCTGATTTTTCTGTTGACGAATTGGGGAAATTAATGTGCATGTCACGCGCTAGTTTTTTCAATAAGCTCAAAAGCATTACAGGCGCTTCTCCCGTTGTTTTCATTCGAGACATGCGATTAAGTGAAGCTGCAAGACTTTTGAAAGAAGATGATTTATTGATAAAGGAAATCTGTTTTGAAGTAGGTTTTAATGATCTAAAATACTTCGGAAAATGTTTCAGAGCAAAGTATGATCATACTCCAGCAGAATATCGTCGACAGTTTAATTGA
- a CDS encoding beta-glucosidase has protein sequence MKRKSIVIALHFFALTTFAQESFPYKNPNLPTEQRVNDLVSRMSLDEKINQLMDSAPAIDRLGVPEYNWWNESLHGVARAGFATVFPQSISIASSWDRQLILDVASAISDEARAKHHEYLRRGQHGMYQGLTFWSPNVNIFRDPRWGRGHETYGEDPFLTSQLGLNYVNGLQGNNEKYLKVVATAKHYAVHSGPEPSRHFFDANTSDIDLYETYLPAFRTLVKEGHVYSVMGAYNRFRGESASASPFLFNILRNVWGFKGYIVSDCGAVTDIWKYHKITNDAASASALAVKNGLDLECGSSFQSLKEAVDRKLIAEADIDTAVKRLFTARFKLGMFDPDEIVPFAQIPYSVNNNAANDFLARTASQKSIVLLKNQNNALPLSKDIKTIAVIGPNADDIQSLWGNYSGVPSNPVTVLKGIQNKLEPNAKVLYAKGTDLAKGVPEMKIIPSIYFQNENGTQGLIGEYYDNREWNGKPLFTRIDDNVDFHWDINTPDPRLKMGNYSVKWTGYLTVPKTGTYNISEWSKPFMTVEIEGGKTTGGKNNHHPRFRPQKIDLEAGKKYKIEVKYQNFYGDAIAQLLWAESEEGLLQKAVQTAEQADAVVLVLGLNERLEGEEMKVEADGFNGGDRTSLDLPANQEELMKAVKATGKPVVLVLINGSALSVNWANDNLPAILTAGYPGQQGGNAIADVLFGDYNPAGRLPVTYYKSVDQLPKFENYDMEGRTYRYFHKTPLYPFGFGLSYTTFKYSNLQLPKDFNSDVDFNVSVDITNTGERDGDEVAELYIKDEKASTPRPICQLEGFERIHLKKGETKTVTFTITPRQLSMINKKKQRVVEPGWFTIFVGGKQPDGSSDIQSRRINFNGKTITLEN, from the coding sequence ATGAAAAGAAAATCCATAGTTATTGCGTTACATTTTTTTGCTTTAACCACCTTTGCGCAAGAAAGTTTTCCGTACAAAAATCCAAATCTGCCAACAGAACAGCGTGTCAATGACTTGGTATCGAGAATGTCATTAGACGAAAAAATAAATCAGTTAATGGATTCTGCTCCTGCAATTGACCGTTTAGGAGTTCCAGAATACAACTGGTGGAACGAATCGCTGCATGGCGTTGCTCGCGCAGGATTTGCCACTGTTTTTCCGCAATCCATTTCAATTGCTTCCTCTTGGGACCGCCAGCTGATATTGGATGTTGCAAGCGCAATTTCTGATGAAGCTCGTGCCAAACATCATGAATATCTACGAAGAGGACAGCACGGAATGTATCAGGGATTGACTTTTTGGTCACCTAATGTGAACATCTTTCGCGATCCGCGCTGGGGACGCGGACATGAAACGTATGGGGAAGATCCGTTTTTAACAAGCCAGTTAGGTCTTAATTATGTAAATGGCCTTCAAGGCAATAACGAAAAATATTTAAAAGTAGTTGCTACAGCCAAACATTATGCTGTGCATTCTGGCCCAGAACCGTCCCGTCATTTTTTTGATGCGAATACAAGCGATATTGATCTTTATGAAACCTATCTTCCTGCCTTTAGAACTTTGGTAAAAGAGGGACATGTTTATTCTGTAATGGGTGCATACAACCGTTTTAGAGGGGAGTCGGCCAGTGCAAGCCCTTTTCTTTTTAATATTTTGAGAAATGTCTGGGGATTTAAGGGCTATATCGTATCAGATTGTGGCGCTGTCACGGATATTTGGAAATATCATAAAATAACAAATGATGCCGCAAGTGCTTCTGCATTGGCGGTAAAAAATGGTTTAGATTTGGAATGTGGAAGCAGTTTTCAATCTCTGAAAGAAGCCGTTGACCGTAAATTAATTGCTGAAGCAGACATTGATACTGCCGTGAAGCGTTTATTTACTGCTCGCTTTAAGTTAGGAATGTTTGATCCAGATGAGATTGTTCCTTTTGCGCAGATTCCGTATTCAGTCAACAATAATGCGGCTAACGATTTTCTTGCCAGAACGGCTTCGCAAAAAAGCATTGTTCTTTTGAAAAATCAAAATAACGCTCTGCCGCTTTCTAAAGATATCAAAACGATTGCCGTTATTGGACCGAATGCTGATGACATTCAATCTTTATGGGGAAATTACAGCGGAGTTCCAAGTAATCCTGTTACCGTTTTAAAAGGAATTCAGAATAAATTGGAGCCAAATGCTAAAGTTTTATATGCTAAAGGAACTGATTTAGCAAAAGGAGTTCCTGAAATGAAAATTATACCATCAATATATTTCCAGAATGAAAACGGAACTCAAGGTTTAATTGGAGAATACTATGACAACCGCGAATGGAACGGAAAACCTCTTTTTACTCGTATAGACGACAATGTTGATTTTCATTGGGATATCAACACACCAGATCCTCGTTTGAAAATGGGCAACTATAGCGTGAAATGGACTGGTTATCTAACGGTTCCTAAAACGGGAACTTACAATATTTCAGAATGGTCGAAACCTTTTATGACTGTTGAAATTGAAGGCGGAAAAACTACTGGAGGAAAAAATAATCATCATCCGCGTTTTCGTCCACAGAAAATCGATTTAGAGGCGGGCAAAAAATATAAAATAGAAGTTAAATACCAAAACTTCTATGGAGATGCCATTGCACAGCTATTATGGGCAGAATCTGAAGAAGGCTTATTACAAAAGGCAGTCCAGACAGCAGAGCAAGCAGATGCCGTAGTTCTTGTTTTAGGACTGAATGAGCGTCTGGAAGGCGAAGAAATGAAAGTGGAAGCGGATGGTTTTAATGGTGGTGACCGAACCAGTTTGGATCTTCCTGCTAATCAAGAAGAACTTATGAAAGCGGTTAAAGCTACGGGAAAACCTGTGGTATTAGTTTTAATTAATGGAAGTGCACTTTCTGTAAATTGGGCCAATGATAATCTGCCTGCTATTTTAACGGCGGGATATCCAGGGCAGCAAGGCGGTAATGCGATTGCAGATGTTCTTTTTGGAGATTACAATCCAGCTGGAAGGCTTCCTGTAACGTATTACAAATCTGTAGATCAGCTTCCTAAATTTGAAAATTATGATATGGAAGGCAGAACTTATAGATATTTTCATAAAACACCTCTTTATCCTTTCGGATTTGGTTTAAGTTACACGACTTTTAAATATTCTAATTTACAGCTTCCTAAAGATTTCAATTCTGATGTAGATTTTAATGTCTCTGTTGATATAACCAATACAGGGGAACGTGATGGAGATGAAGTGGCTGAATTGTACATTAAAGACGAAAAAGCCTCAACTCCACGTCCGATATGCCAGTTAGAAGGTTTTGAGCGAATTCATCTTAAAAAAGGAGAAACAAAGACCGTTACTTTTACCATTACTCCAAGACAGCTTTCTATGATAAATAAGAAAAAACAGAGAGTTGTAGAACCTGGCTGGTTTACCATTTTCGTTGGAGGAAAACAACCAGATGGATCTAGTGATATTCAAAGTAGAAGAATAAATTTTAACGGAAAAACCATAACCCTTGAAAATTAG
- a CDS encoding ankyrin repeat domain-containing protein: MKNSIVLLITLIISVGSCQLARALKKNEIMQKDILHLVYQNDTLGVVKALENGADVNTTDSNKRSLLLIATMGKQVEMAKILVKHKADVNQQAENKDSAFLYAGASGQTELVQLFLNNGARFDIFNRYNGSALIPACERGHIETVRLLANTKYYPIDHINRLGWTALMEAIVLGDGSLKYQQIVRILKDAGAKMDIPDHDGVTPLQHAESKGFKEIVAIIKS, encoded by the coding sequence ATGAAAAATAGTATAGTCCTTTTAATAACACTAATAATCTCTGTTGGTTCCTGCCAGCTAGCCAGAGCTTTAAAAAAAAATGAAATTATGCAAAAAGATATCCTGCATTTGGTGTATCAGAATGATACCTTAGGAGTTGTGAAAGCTTTAGAGAATGGAGCAGATGTAAATACCACGGATAGTAATAAACGTTCTCTGCTGCTTATTGCTACAATGGGTAAGCAAGTTGAAATGGCGAAGATCTTAGTAAAGCATAAAGCAGATGTGAACCAGCAAGCTGAGAATAAGGACAGCGCTTTTCTGTATGCTGGTGCAAGTGGTCAGACTGAATTGGTACAGTTATTTTTGAACAATGGTGCACGTTTTGATATTTTCAACCGCTATAATGGATCTGCACTTATACCTGCCTGTGAACGTGGTCATATTGAAACAGTGAGATTGCTTGCAAATACTAAGTACTATCCGATTGATCATATTAACCGCTTAGGATGGACCGCTTTAATGGAGGCTATTGTATTAGGAGATGGAAGCTTGAAATACCAGCAGATTGTTCGAATTTTGAAAGATGCAGGAGCGAAAATGGATATCCCTGACCACGATGGCGTAACCCCATTACAGCATGCGGAATCAAAAGGGTTTAAGGAAATCGTGGCTATCATAAAATCATAA
- a CDS encoding YdeI/OmpD-associated family protein: MENYNKDVTAYIAKMADFAKPILSHLREIIFSACPEAEENIKWGTPHYSYKGDHLVMMGGFKQHCSFSLYKAELMKDKEIQASVQAGKKFGYLDKIKDLSELPNKEKLTAYIKEAMVLNENGTPKPKPVKEKSAAEVVAPQEFIDALKKDGKATEIFESKSPSFRKNYIIWIADAKTDETRNKRIVQSLEWIAEGKDRFWQSKK; the protein is encoded by the coding sequence ATGGAAAATTATAACAAAGACGTTACAGCTTACATTGCAAAAATGGCTGACTTTGCAAAGCCTATTTTAAGCCATTTACGAGAGATAATTTTTAGCGCCTGTCCCGAGGCAGAGGAAAATATTAAATGGGGAACACCACATTATTCTTATAAAGGCGATCATCTAGTTATGATGGGCGGTTTTAAACAGCATTGTTCATTTAGTCTGTATAAAGCTGAATTAATGAAAGACAAAGAGATTCAGGCAAGCGTGCAGGCAGGCAAGAAATTTGGATATTTAGACAAGATAAAAGACTTATCTGAACTGCCAAACAAAGAAAAACTAACTGCATATATTAAAGAAGCAATGGTTTTAAATGAGAACGGCACTCCTAAACCCAAACCAGTAAAAGAAAAATCAGCTGCCGAAGTTGTCGCTCCTCAAGAATTTATAGATGCATTGAAGAAGGATGGCAAAGCAACTGAAATTTTTGAAAGTAAATCACCATCATTCCGTAAAAATTATATTATCTGGATTGCAGACGCAAAAACAGATGAAACCAGAAATAAAAGAATTGTGCAATCTCTAGAATGGATTGCAGAGGGGAAAGATAGATTTTGGCAATCCAAGAAATAA